In a single window of the Cydia pomonella isolate Wapato2018A chromosome 2, ilCydPomo1, whole genome shotgun sequence genome:
- the LOC133515544 gene encoding protein mothers against dpp isoform X1 yields the protein MDTDDGESSSSGPMSSLNSLFSFTSPAVKKLLGWKQGDEEEKWAEKAVDSLVKKLKKRKGAIEELERALSCPGTPSKCVTIPRSLDGRLQVSHRKGLPHVIYCRVWRWPDLQSHHELKPLEICQYPFSAKQKEVCINPYHYKRVESPVLPPVLVPRHSEFPPGHSHMPFQRTAEPAMPHNVSYSGSGFPPSASSELPDTPPPAYSPPSEDMEPPGEVAPVSYQEPVYWASVAYYELNCRVGEVFHCNSHAVVVDGFTDPSNNSDRFCLGQLSNVNRNSTIENTRRHIGKGVHLYYVGGEVYAECLSDAAIFVQSRNCNHHHGFHASTVCKIPPGCSLKIFNNREFAQLLSQSVNHGFEAVYELTKMCTIRMSFVKGWGAEYHRQDVTSTPCWIEIHLHGPLQWLDKVLTQMGSPHNAISSVS from the exons GGCGACGAGGAAGAGAAATGGGCGGAGAAGGCCGTAGACAGCCTCGTCAAGAAGCTAAAGAAGAGGAAAGGAGCTATAGAAGAATTAGAGCGAGCACTTTCGTGCCCCGGGACTCCATCTAAGTGCGTCACCATACCACGCTCGCTCGATGGCCGGTTACAG GTTTCCCACCGCAAAGGGCTGCCACACGTGATTTACTGCCGCGTGTGGCGCTGGCCCGACCTACAGTCCCACCACGAGCTTAAGCCCCTCGAGATCTGCCAGTACCCCTTCAGCGCCAAACAGAAGGAGGTCTGCATCAACCCCTATCACTATAAACGGGTGGAGAGCCCCGTTCTCCCTCCAGTCTTAGTACCACGACACTCGGAATTCCCACCTGGACATTCTCACATGCCCTTCCAAAGAACTGCGGAACCCGCAATGCCCCACAATGTGTCTTATTCCGGATCGGGCTTCCCGCCTTCGGCCAGTTCTGAACTCCCGGACACGCCTCCACCGGCGTATTCCCCACCCTCGGAAGACATGGAACCACCGGGCGAAGTCGCGCCCGTGTCTTACCAGGAACCGGTATATTGGGCTTCAGTAGCCTACTACGAACTGAACTGCAGAGTCGGCGAGGTGTTTCATTGCAACTCTCATGCGGTCGTCGTCGATGGCTTCACGGATCCGTCCAACAACAGCGACAGATTCTGCCTAGGACAACTGAGCAACGTCAACAGAAACTCGACCATTGAAAACACCAGACGCCACATAGGAAAAGGCGTGCATTTGTACTACGTGGGCGGGGAAGTGTACGCCGAATGCCTGTCTGACGCCGCCATATTCGTGCAGAGCCGCAACTGCAACCACCACCACGGCTTCCACGCCTCCACCGTGTGTAAGATACCGCCCGGCTGCTCCTTGAAGATCTTCAACAATCGCGAATTCGCGCAGCTGCTGTCTCAGAGCGTCAATCACGGCTTCGAAGCGGTCTACGAGCTCACCAAGATGTGCACAATCCGAATGTCGTTCGTGAAGGGATGGGGAGCGGAGTACCACCGCCAGGACGTGACGTCGACCCCGTGCTGGATCGAGATTCATCTCCACGGCCCGCTGCAGTGGCTGGACAAAGTCCTGACCCAGATGGGGTCGCCCCACAACGCCATCTCCTCTGTGTCCTAG
- the LOC133515544 gene encoding protein mothers against dpp isoform X2, translating into MHLGDEEEKWAEKAVDSLVKKLKKRKGAIEELERALSCPGTPSKCVTIPRSLDGRLQVSHRKGLPHVIYCRVWRWPDLQSHHELKPLEICQYPFSAKQKEVCINPYHYKRVESPVLPPVLVPRHSEFPPGHSHMPFQRTAEPAMPHNVSYSGSGFPPSASSELPDTPPPAYSPPSEDMEPPGEVAPVSYQEPVYWASVAYYELNCRVGEVFHCNSHAVVVDGFTDPSNNSDRFCLGQLSNVNRNSTIENTRRHIGKGVHLYYVGGEVYAECLSDAAIFVQSRNCNHHHGFHASTVCKIPPGCSLKIFNNREFAQLLSQSVNHGFEAVYELTKMCTIRMSFVKGWGAEYHRQDVTSTPCWIEIHLHGPLQWLDKVLTQMGSPHNAISSVS; encoded by the exons GGCGACGAGGAAGAGAAATGGGCGGAGAAGGCCGTAGACAGCCTCGTCAAGAAGCTAAAGAAGAGGAAAGGAGCTATAGAAGAATTAGAGCGAGCACTTTCGTGCCCCGGGACTCCATCTAAGTGCGTCACCATACCACGCTCGCTCGATGGCCGGTTACAG GTTTCCCACCGCAAAGGGCTGCCACACGTGATTTACTGCCGCGTGTGGCGCTGGCCCGACCTACAGTCCCACCACGAGCTTAAGCCCCTCGAGATCTGCCAGTACCCCTTCAGCGCCAAACAGAAGGAGGTCTGCATCAACCCCTATCACTATAAACGGGTGGAGAGCCCCGTTCTCCCTCCAGTCTTAGTACCACGACACTCGGAATTCCCACCTGGACATTCTCACATGCCCTTCCAAAGAACTGCGGAACCCGCAATGCCCCACAATGTGTCTTATTCCGGATCGGGCTTCCCGCCTTCGGCCAGTTCTGAACTCCCGGACACGCCTCCACCGGCGTATTCCCCACCCTCGGAAGACATGGAACCACCGGGCGAAGTCGCGCCCGTGTCTTACCAGGAACCGGTATATTGGGCTTCAGTAGCCTACTACGAACTGAACTGCAGAGTCGGCGAGGTGTTTCATTGCAACTCTCATGCGGTCGTCGTCGATGGCTTCACGGATCCGTCCAACAACAGCGACAGATTCTGCCTAGGACAACTGAGCAACGTCAACAGAAACTCGACCATTGAAAACACCAGACGCCACATAGGAAAAGGCGTGCATTTGTACTACGTGGGCGGGGAAGTGTACGCCGAATGCCTGTCTGACGCCGCCATATTCGTGCAGAGCCGCAACTGCAACCACCACCACGGCTTCCACGCCTCCACCGTGTGTAAGATACCGCCCGGCTGCTCCTTGAAGATCTTCAACAATCGCGAATTCGCGCAGCTGCTGTCTCAGAGCGTCAATCACGGCTTCGAAGCGGTCTACGAGCTCACCAAGATGTGCACAATCCGAATGTCGTTCGTGAAGGGATGGGGAGCGGAGTACCACCGCCAGGACGTGACGTCGACCCCGTGCTGGATCGAGATTCATCTCCACGGCCCGCTGCAGTGGCTGGACAAAGTCCTGACCCAGATGGGGTCGCCCCACAACGCCATCTCCTCTGTGTCCTAG